The following DNA comes from Deinococcus malanensis.
GGGGATGGACACCTACGAGTGGGGCATGAGCTACACCGGTGGCTTTACCTGGGATTACCAGTCCCTCAAGCCCAACATGTTCCTCGAAGTCCGCATGCCGAAAAGCTAGGGGCTGCCAAGAACCCTATGCAAATACGGCCTTCTCGTAGTTTGAGAGCAGAACGCAGCCACCTCATGGCAAACACTCCTTCAGCCTGCTCAGTGAAAATGGGCGTGTGCCTGCTCGACGAACGAGCGGTGACGCGTCCGCATTCGCTGTTCGGCCTCAGGCTGCAAGCCCCACGTGTGCAGGCGTCCCGCAGGCCGTAACGCCGCGTACAGGTCCCAGAGCGGTAACGCGCTGAAGTCGCGCTCTGAACGGACTCGGTACGCCTCAGTGAAGATGTCCATGACTTCACTTCCGAACGCGAACAGCAGTTCGAGGCGCGCGTTTCCCACGTCCAGAAGAGGATCACTGATCCCGGCGTCTTCCCAATCGATCACCGCAGCCAACTGGTTCCCGCGCCAGAGGAGATTTCCTGGCCCCACGTCTCCATGCACGATGCACGGATCATTCAGCGGAGGCGGCCAGTGTGGGTCAAGGACTCGGCGGATCATCGATTCCGAGAGTGTGTCGTCAGGCGTACCCGGCCACTCAGACAGGTTCACCTTCCTGGGAAGAAAGGTCGTGGCAGTCGTTCGCTGAACACGCTGATGCACCTCAAGGAGAAACGCCGCGAGGTCGGCGACAGCCCGCGGAACATCTGGCCGCTTGATCTCGGTCGTTCCCTGAACAAACCCGGTGACGAGGATGTGAGCCGGCACGACGCTTGCTGTGTCGTCGAAGGCCATAGGTTCAGGCACAGCGAGTCCTGCTGTACGAAGCAGCTCCAGCAGCCTGAATTCGTCCCGAGCGACGTGCGGGTTGCGCGTACTGTCGATCCTGCCGTACTGGCGCACCACCACCGTCCTGACCTGACCACTCGGGGAACGGAGTTCCACAGCGGTGACCAGTGCCGATACGCCGCCCTGAAGTGGCCAGGCTCGAATCACCTCATGGCGTGGATGACTGGGCAGCAGCCGATGCCAGAGTGCGAGTGTCACGCCGTTGATGGTACGGCGAGCATCTACATATCAAGGCGGGTCGCATGATGGCCCAGTCTTCAGATACAGAATGAGTCGCGCCTGACCTGGGCGAACAGCAGCGTGTCGGAAAGCCGTGCTGGGTCATCTGCCCATCGCCGGTCATGTCGGAGCGTGCCCTCCAGGGCATAACCGAGCCGGCGGGCCACTGCACTGCTCCGTTCATTGCGGACATCGCAGCGGATCTCGATCCGCTGGAAGGCCAGGGGCCCCAGGGCCAGTGCCGTGAGCGCGGCCACAGCCTCAGTGACTAGACCGCGCCCGACATGACGTGAGTCGAGAAAATAGCCTATGTCGCCTTTTGGAAGTGCCCAGTGAATGCGGTGAATCCCACAGGAGCCCAGCACAGCGCCAGAGTGACGGTCGGTGATCAGAAAGACCAGGTCCCTGCGCTGCAGGAAGTCTGCCTGGGCACGACGCGCTGCCACCTCGTACTTCTGAGCGTCAAGTGGCGTCTGGTGGGCCCACTCCATCCATGGCCGCAACTCAGGAAGCGAAGCCTGAACTGCCTCCGACCACGCCTGTCCGTCTCCTGGCGCCGGGCAACGGAGAATTAACCTCTCGGTCGTGATAACGGCAGGAACGTCAAGAAGTTCCGGGACAGTCATACGGCCTCCTGAGCGCTCAGGCGATGGGCAGTGAATAAAAACTCGCGAGATGACCGGGTGAACAAATGCATTCCTGTTTCTCCTGGCGCCAGAGCAAGTTGAAAAACGAAAACCGGCCTGACGGTGCATCCTCCAAGCCTGTTTTTCCTGGGGTTCAGACCAGCAAATGTTCCGGTCGGCCTGGACTACGGGAAAGCAACAGGAGGTTCACGGTTCCACAATGATGACAGCGGTCATGAAAGGGTGCTGCACGCACCCCACGCGATAGGTGCCTGGGGTTCTGAAGGTCGTGGCGAACCGGCCTCCTTTCCGCAGTGGGAGCGATGACCCCCGCTCAGGTCCGTCAATCGTAACGGTGTGGGCCGCGATATCGTTATTGACCCACACCACTTTGGTACCCGCCTTCACGCGAACTGGCGATCCCTTAAACACAAATCCGGTCATGGCCACCTCGACCGTCCCGCTCGCTGCCGGCACGTCAGGCCTGGAAACCGTGGCGTGGTGGTGATGGGGGGCTGGACCGGGAACGGGCGTGCCATCGGCCCGCAGTTCCGGTCCCCCCACGACCATCAGGTGCATGCCTCCTGGGTCTACCCCGTCGTTCGTGCCATGCTGAGGAATGTGGTCGTGAAGTGGAAACGAGCCGTCGCGGCCCTTGACCAGCAGGTCGTAACGTTCTCCAGGACCCAGCAGGATCGTGTCTGCTTTGTACGGGTGGGGCAGGTCCTGTCCATCCTTGGCCACAACCAGGAAGTGGGTCCCGTGAAGGTGCATGCTGTGCACCGCGCCGCCGATGTTCAGTAACCGAATCAGGTGCACTTCGCCCTGAGGGATCTTCAGGTCTGGAATTAGAGGATACGACTTGCCGTTGGCCAGGAAATAATTCGGCGTAGCCCGGTGGGGCAGCTGATCCGGATCTTGTCGGCTGTCCCATTCGTCGAGCATCAACACGTGGTCCTGCTTCCACACCCTCTGCCCATCTCTGGGCTCCACGATCAGTGTCCCGTACATGCCCATATCGAGGTGAAGGTTGGTTTCCACGTGGCAGTGGTACATGTGGGTGCCAGCCTCAGTAGCGACAAAAGTGTAGGTGTACTTTTCACCCGGCAGAACCGCGAGGCTGGCATGTGGTACGCCGTCCATGCTCTGGGCCAGGCTGGTGATGCCGTGCAGATGAATGCTATGTGCCCTGGCACTGGTGTTGCTCAGGGTGATTCTTACGAGGTCTCCGACTTTGAAGCGCAGTTCGGGGCCGGGCACGCTGGCCGGCTTCCCTGGCAGTCCGAAAGCCCACTGCCTGACCTTGACTCCAGGCGCGATCTCCGCTTCGATGTCGCGAACTTCCAGCGTGACCTCCCGGGTCTCCCCAGTGAACTGCGTCACAGGCACAGTTCCGGTAGGCGCAGCCAGAAAGGCATCAATCAGCTGCGCGCGGGACTGAGCGTTCCCTGCCACTGCTTTTCCCCATGCGCCAGCCAGGAGGACGACGAGGCAGACACGAATAAAGTGGAGTACAGACATAAGCTTCCTTTTCTACCCGGGTGGGCTGCATGGTACGGAACGGGCCGCGCGAATGCGGCTGAGAAACGGGACACGGTCTGTTCCCACGGATGCCAGGGCTATCTGGCAAGAATGCTGGAGTGCCCGAACACTGACTCGGGCACTCCAGCAGATGAAAGCGTGGTTGGGTGCCGGCGCAGGGCGTTACTTGACGCTGACCGTGCTGATCATCCCGAGCGCGAAGTGGGGGGCGTGCTGTTTGGCGCTGGGCAGGAAGCACACCACGAGGTACTCACCCGGCTTCAGGTCGAAGCTCGTAAAGGCCTTGCGTCCCTTGGAGAGGGTTTCGAGTCCGCCCACATCTTCGAAGGGAGGGGCGCCCGCCTGGCTGGGATCCGGAGCCTTGAAAAAGGCTTCCACATCCTTCATGGTCTTGCCGTCGTTGAGGCGCATCAGCATCAGGTGGTGGGTCTCCTGACCGGCATTGGAAATTTCCCACAGCTGCTTGCCGGCCTTCACGGTCTTGGGAAGTTCCACCTTGAAGTCCTTGAGCGTGGCCTTCACGTCGGCCTTGGGCACGGCCGCACCGTTCTTGGCCGTGGTGACGGTAAAGGTCTTGTATTGCCCCAGGTCATAAAAAGGCTTGCCTTCTTCCGTGGCCCCGAAGCCGAACAGGACGTATTTGCCGCTGCGCAGGCTGGTGCCGTACTCGAAGGTGGCGCCGGGCGCCAGGCTGGCAGTGCCGCCCACGAAGTCAGCAAGGTTCAGGATGGCGCTCATGTCCTCACCGCGTG
Coding sequences within:
- a CDS encoding phosphotransferase family protein, producing the protein MTLALWHRLLPSHPRHEVIRAWPLQGGVSALVTAVELRSPSGQVRTVVVRQYGRIDSTRNPHVARDEFRLLELLRTAGLAVPEPMAFDDTASVVPAHILVTGFVQGTTEIKRPDVPRAVADLAAFLLEVHQRVQRTTATTFLPRKVNLSEWPGTPDDTLSESMIRRVLDPHWPPPLNDPCIVHGDVGPGNLLWRGNQLAAVIDWEDAGISDPLLDVGNARLELLFAFGSEVMDIFTEAYRVRSERDFSALPLWDLYAALRPAGRLHTWGLQPEAEQRMRTRHRSFVEQAHAHFH
- a CDS encoding GNAT family N-acetyltransferase, whose protein sequence is MTVPELLDVPAVITTERLILRCPAPGDGQAWSEAVQASLPELRPWMEWAHQTPLDAQKYEVAARRAQADFLQRRDLVFLITDRHSGAVLGSCGIHRIHWALPKGDIGYFLDSRHVGRGLVTEAVAALTALALGPLAFQRIEIRCDVRNERSSAVARRLGYALEGTLRHDRRWADDPARLSDTLLFAQVRRDSFCI
- a CDS encoding multicopper oxidase domain-containing protein, translating into MAGNAQSRAQLIDAFLAAPTGTVPVTQFTGETREVTLEVRDIEAEIAPGVKVRQWAFGLPGKPASVPGPELRFKVGDLVRITLSNTSARAHSIHLHGITSLAQSMDGVPHASLAVLPGEKYTYTFVATEAGTHMYHCHVETNLHLDMGMYGTLIVEPRDGQRVWKQDHVLMLDEWDSRQDPDQLPHRATPNYFLANGKSYPLIPDLKIPQGEVHLIRLLNIGGAVHSMHLHGTHFLVVAKDGQDLPHPYKADTILLGPGERYDLLVKGRDGSFPLHDHIPQHGTNDGVDPGGMHLMVVGGPELRADGTPVPGPAPHHHHATVSRPDVPAASGTVEVAMTGFVFKGSPVRVKAGTKVVWVNNDIAAHTVTIDGPERGSSLPLRKGGRFATTFRTPGTYRVGCVQHPFMTAVIIVEP